The genomic stretch CACGCTCAAGCGCGAGGATCTGGCGAGGATCTTCCCGGAGGCCGCCCACCTCGCCGACGCGACCGGCTGCGAGCGCTTCAACATCGCGCCGACGCAGGACGTGCTCGCCGTCGTCGAGCGCAAGGGCGAGCGGCGGATGGGGCCGCTGCGCTGGGGGCTCGTGCCGTTCTGGGCCAAGGACGTGAAGATCGGGGCCAAGATGGTCAACGCGCGGGCCGAGACGCTGGACAGCAAGCCCGCGTTCCGCGACCTCGTCGCGCAGGCACGGTCGCGCTGCCTCGTCGTCGCCGACGGCTACTACGAGTGGCTGCGCCCCGAGGACCCCAAGGCGCCCAAGGTCCCGGTGCACATGGCGCTGGCCGGCCGCCGTCCGTTCGCGTTCGCGGGCCTGTGGACGTGGTGGCGCCCGCCGGAGGGCGGCGAGCGCCTCGCCACCTGCACCATCGTCACGACCCGTGCGAACGCGGAGGTCGCGCACGTGCACGACCGCATGCCGGTGATGCTCTGCGACGACGACTCGCGCGACGCCTGGCTCGACCCGGCCAACGACGCCGCTGCGCTGGCGCCGCTGCTCGAGCCGCTCGCCGCGGGCCTGCTGACCGTCACGCCGGCGAACCCGTGCGTGAACTCGCACGTCAACGACGGCCCGGAGTGCCTCGAGGCTCCGGATGCGCCGTTGACCCTGCTGTGACCGTCCTCGAGGCGATCCTGGTCGTGATCGCCGGGGTGTGGGCGGGGACGATCAACACGGTGGTCGGCAGCGGGACGCTCGTGACGTTCCCGGTGCTGCTGGCGATCGGCTACTCGCCCGTGGTGGCGAACGTGTCGAACACGATCGGTCTCGTGCCCGGGTCGGTGTCGGGCGCGATCGGCTACCGCCGCGAGCTGCGCGGCCAGCGCGACCGCCTGCTGCGCTTCGGCGCGATGACGTTCCTCGGCGCCATCACGGGCGCCGTCCTGCTGCTCGTGCTGCCGGCGTCGGCGTTCAAGGGCATCGTCCCGTTCTTCATCGTGATCGCGCTCGTGCTCATCGTGCTCCAGCCCCGGTTGGGCGGCTGGATCGCGCAGCGCCGCCCCCACGGGGCCGAGCACCACGTCGGCCTGCTGCTCGGCATCTACGCCACCGGCGTCTACGGCGGCTACTTCGGCGCGGCGCAGGGGATCATCCTGATCGCGATGCTCGGCGTCGCGGTCAACGACGACCTGCAGCGCCTCAACGGCCTGAAGAACGTCCTCGCCGGCCTGGCCAACCTCGTCGCCGGCGTCATCTTCATCTTCGTCGCCGACGTCGCCTGGGGGCCGGTCGTCCTCATCGCCTGCGGGTCGATCGTCGGCGGCCAGCTCGGCGCGCGCTACGGCCGGCGGCTGTCGCCGAGCGCCCTGCGGATCGTGATCGTCGCCGTCGGCGTGTTCGCGATCGTGCGGCTCCTCGCGTTCTAGAGAACCCACGGGGGCCCGCCTCCCCGCCGCAGCCTTCAGCAGCGCACCTTGTCTCGCCCGGGCGGCGGTCGGCACCCCTAGCGAGAGAACCCACGGGGGCCCGCCTCCCCGCCGCAGCCTTCAGCAGCGCACCTTGTTTCGCCCGGGCGGCGGTCCGCACCCCTAGCGAGAGAACCCACGGGGGCCCGCCTCCCCGCCGCAGCCTTCAGCAGCGCACCTTGTCTCGCCCGCGCGACGGTCGGCACCCCTAGCGATCCTCGAGGATCGCGACGACGCGCGCGGGCGCGGCACTCGCCCGCTCGATCTTCAGCGGGAAGCAGGCGACCATGAAGCCGGTCGGCGGCAGCGCCGCGAGGTTCGTCAGCCGCTCGATCTGCGAATACGGCAGGTCCATCTGGTGCGCCGCCCAGAGGATCCCCGGCTCGTCGCGCTCGAGCGCCTCCTTGGCCTGCCCGTCGAGCGGCGCGTCCCAGCTCCAGCCGTCGATGCCCATCACCCGCACGCCGCGATCGAACAGCCACCGCGTCGCCTCCGGGGTCACGCCCGGGCCGCGGAACATGTAGTCGCGCTGCCCGTAGAACCGGTCCGAGCCGGTGTGCACGAGGACGATGTCGCCCGGCCGCAGCTCGTGGCCGGCAGCGGCGATCCCCTCCTGCATCTGCGCGGCGGTGACCGCATCGCCGTCCTCGCGGCCGAGCGCGTCGACCACGACGCCCGGCCCGTAGAACCGCTCGATCGGCAGCTCGTCGATCGTCTGCGCCCGCTCTCCGCCGATCGTGGAGTTGTAGTGCCAGGGCGCGTCGACGTGGGTGACGCTGTGCGTGCCGGCGTTCAGGCGCTCGGCCGCCGGCCCCTCGCCGTCGCGCAGGAGGCGCGGCGGCGTCCCCAGGAGCTTCTCGAACTCGGCCGCTCCCGACGCGTGATCGTTGTAGGTGATCTCGGTGCGCAGGAACTCCGGCAGGTCCGGCGGATCCGAGGTGATCGTGTGCGACAGGTCGACGATGCTCGCCATGGCGCCGCTCCTCAGCGTCGCTTCGGCGCGCCGTGGTCGACGGGCTCGGCGCCGGCCACGATGCGGTTGGCGATCGTGCCGATGCCCTCGACGGTCATCGTCACCTCGTCGCCCGGGGCCAGCGGCGGCGGGTCGATCGCGCCGCGCCGCCCCCACAGCTCGCCGAGGCATCCGCCGCCGCACGTGCCCGAGCCGATCACGTCGCCCGGCACGAGCCAGGCGCCGCGCGACGCGTAGAC from Capillimicrobium parvum encodes the following:
- a CDS encoding SOS response-associated peptidase; the encoded protein is MCGRYTNTLKREDLARIFPEAAHLADATGCERFNIAPTQDVLAVVERKGERRMGPLRWGLVPFWAKDVKIGAKMVNARAETLDSKPAFRDLVAQARSRCLVVADGYYEWLRPEDPKAPKVPVHMALAGRRPFAFAGLWTWWRPPEGGERLATCTIVTTRANAEVAHVHDRMPVMLCDDDSRDAWLDPANDAAALAPLLEPLAAGLLTVTPANPCVNSHVNDGPECLEAPDAPLTLL
- a CDS encoding sulfite exporter TauE/SafE family protein — its product is MTVLEAILVVIAGVWAGTINTVVGSGTLVTFPVLLAIGYSPVVANVSNTIGLVPGSVSGAIGYRRELRGQRDRLLRFGAMTFLGAITGAVLLLVLPASAFKGIVPFFIVIALVLIVLQPRLGGWIAQRRPHGAEHHVGLLLGIYATGVYGGYFGAAQGIILIAMLGVAVNDDLQRLNGLKNVLAGLANLVAGVIFIFVADVAWGPVVLIACGSIVGGQLGARYGRRLSPSALRIVIVAVGVFAIVRLLAF
- a CDS encoding cyclase family protein, encoding MASIVDLSHTITSDPPDLPEFLRTEITYNDHASGAAEFEKLLGTPPRLLRDGEGPAAERLNAGTHSVTHVDAPWHYNSTIGGERAQTIDELPIERFYGPGVVVDALGREDGDAVTAAQMQEGIAAAGHELRPGDIVLVHTGSDRFYGQRDYMFRGPGVTPEATRWLFDRGVRVMGIDGWSWDAPLDGQAKEALERDEPGILWAAHQMDLPYSQIERLTNLAALPPTGFMVACFPLKIERASAAPARVVAILEDR